The Macrobrachium nipponense isolate FS-2020 chromosome 19, ASM1510439v2, whole genome shotgun sequence genome contains a region encoding:
- the LOC135212728 gene encoding ras-related and estrogen-regulated growth inhibitor-like: MCRNQPQNQSGEKMRGEERDKMPPSPTGRESRPRMQQQIARLRIVVLGAEGVGKSALTVRYLTRRYISEYRRAIDLLYRHTVCLDDVTSEVEILDVSLREENEGVSASHTRWGEGFVVVYSVDDVSSFQEAAAILDTLQRLKAPLYVPVILLANKRDLDPGRQVSVEDGQALSLQHGCQFYEVSAAESHVGVTLAFQALLRETRSLQLTRPLPRQRRISIVAVSRMIGSLIGRGSDPPSPTLKPTVIVQEPAGKRALRRKDKKRPSLSL; the protein is encoded by the exons ATGTGTCGAAATCAGCCACAAAATCAGTCGG GAGAGAAGATGAGGGGCGAGGAGCGAGACAAGATGCCCCCATCTCCCACGGGGCGTGAGAGCAGGCCCAGAATGCAGCAGCAGATCGCCCGGCTCAGAATCGTGGTGCTTGGGGCCGAAGGCGTTGGCAAGTCTG CCCTCACAGTGAGGTACCTGACAAGGCGGTACATCAGCGAGTACCGTCGAGCAATTGATCTTCTGTATCGCCACACGGTTTGCCTTGATGATGTCACATCTGAAGTGGAAATACTGGACGTTTCTTTAAGAGAA GAGAACGAAGGAGTTTCGGCGTCTCACACCCGCTGGGGGGAGGGCTTCGTCGTCGTTTACTCCGTGGACGACGTGTCGTCGTTTCAGGAAGCCGCCGCCATACTAGATACCCTTCAGAGGTTAAAGGCTCCGCTTTATGTGCCCGTCATTCTCCTGGCCAACAAGAGAGACCTTGACCCCGGCAGACAG GTGTCAGTCGAAGACGGCCAGGCCCTCTCCCTGCAACACGGATGCCAGTTTTACGAAGTAAGCGCAGCCGAGAGCCACGTCGGAGTCACCCTAGCCTTCCAGGCCCTCCTGAGGGAGACCCGTTCCTTACAGCTGACGAGGCCGCTGCCGAGACAAAGGAGGATATCCATCGTCGCCGTGTCCAG GATGATTGGTTCCCTCATCGGCCGGGGATCTGACCCACCGTCGCCCACCCTCAAGCCCACAGTCATCGTCCAAGAACCGGCAGGAAAGCGAGCTCTCAGGAGGAAGGATAAGAAGCGTCCTTCGCTGAGCCTATGA